A genomic region of Streptosporangium lutulentum contains the following coding sequences:
- a CDS encoding sugar ABC transporter ATP-binding protein, which yields MGETGTEQPTLALSHVSKAFGAVRALRDVSLELFAGEAHALAGENGAGKSTLVKTLAGVHRPDSGQILLDGEPVVFHGPADAQQAGVAVIYQEPTLFPDLSVAENIFMGRQPRGGLGRIDRRAMNAEADRLFERLGVGLDPQRPARGLSIADQQLVEIAKALSRNARVLIMDEPTAALSGNEVARLFNVVKALREQGCAVLFISHRLDEIFELCQRVTTLRDGAWIAGEPVEGLTHDDLIRRMVGRDLDALYPKQETVPGEVALKVDRLTREGVFADVSFEVRRGEIVALAGLVGAGRSEVARAIFGIDRFDAGSVTVGGTRLPAASPTAAMAAGLALVPEDRRQQGLVMELSIERNIGLAGLRDLRKGPLISRAAERDRARDWAVRLQLKFARLTDGVGVLSGGNQQKVVLAKWLATGPSVLIVDEPTRGIDVGTKAEVHRLLSELAAQGIAVLMISSDLPEVLGMADRVLVMHEGRIAAEIPRADATEESVMSAATGRAA from the coding sequence GTGGGAGAAACCGGGACAGAGCAGCCCACTCTGGCGCTATCACATGTCAGCAAGGCCTTCGGCGCGGTACGGGCACTACGAGACGTCTCGCTGGAGCTCTTCGCCGGTGAGGCACACGCTCTCGCCGGAGAGAACGGCGCCGGAAAGTCGACACTGGTCAAGACGCTGGCCGGGGTGCATCGCCCCGACAGCGGCCAGATCCTGCTGGACGGCGAGCCCGTGGTCTTCCACGGACCGGCCGACGCACAGCAGGCGGGCGTCGCCGTCATCTACCAGGAGCCGACGCTCTTCCCCGACCTGTCGGTCGCCGAGAACATCTTCATGGGCCGCCAGCCCCGGGGCGGTCTGGGCCGCATCGACCGCAGGGCCATGAACGCCGAGGCCGACAGGCTGTTCGAGCGGCTCGGCGTCGGGCTCGACCCGCAGCGCCCCGCCCGCGGCCTGTCCATCGCCGACCAGCAGCTCGTCGAGATCGCCAAGGCCCTGTCCAGGAACGCGCGGGTGCTCATCATGGACGAGCCCACCGCCGCCCTGTCGGGCAATGAGGTGGCCCGGCTGTTCAACGTCGTCAAGGCGCTGCGGGAGCAGGGGTGCGCGGTACTGTTCATCTCCCACCGGCTGGATGAGATCTTCGAGCTCTGCCAGCGGGTCACGACCCTCCGCGACGGCGCCTGGATCGCCGGCGAACCGGTCGAGGGCCTGACCCACGACGACCTGATCCGGCGCATGGTCGGCCGTGACCTGGACGCCCTCTACCCCAAGCAGGAGACCGTGCCGGGCGAGGTCGCCCTGAAGGTGGACCGGCTGACCAGGGAGGGCGTCTTCGCCGACGTCTCCTTCGAGGTGCGAAGGGGCGAGATCGTGGCGCTGGCCGGCCTGGTCGGGGCCGGTCGCAGCGAGGTCGCGCGAGCGATCTTCGGGATCGACCGGTTCGACGCCGGATCGGTGACGGTCGGCGGCACCCGGCTGCCCGCCGCCTCCCCGACCGCCGCGATGGCGGCGGGGCTGGCCCTGGTGCCGGAGGACCGGCGCCAGCAGGGGCTGGTCATGGAACTGTCGATCGAGCGCAACATCGGGCTGGCGGGCCTGCGGGATCTCAGAAAGGGCCCCCTGATCTCGCGCGCCGCCGAGCGCGACCGGGCCAGGGACTGGGCCGTGCGGCTGCAACTGAAGTTCGCCCGGCTCACCGACGGGGTGGGCGTGCTGTCGGGCGGCAACCAGCAGAAGGTCGTGCTGGCCAAGTGGCTGGCGACCGGCCCCTCGGTGCTGATCGTCGACGAGCCCACCCGGGGCATCGACGTCGGCACCAAGGCCGAGGTGCACCGGCTGCTCTCCGAACTGGCCGCCCAGGGAATCGCGGTGCTGATGATCTCCTCCGACCTGCCCGAGGTGCTGGGCATGGCCGACCGGGTGCTCGTCATGCACGAGGGGCGGATCGCCGCCGAGATCCCCCGCGCCGACGCCACCGAGGAGAGCGTCATGTCCGCAGCGACCGGGAGGGCCGCATGA
- a CDS encoding M4 family metallopeptidase produces MKRSVAFALVAAATSVVVSLSTASAGAAGLTALAPPDTPAQAADRMVEAQPAVLKASARDKFLRHSAVAGKGGLNYVSYTRTYSGLPVYGGDFVVVTNPSGGVLSTSIAQNEPLNVSVLPKVPVDRAAEIAKGEGTEVTEVTAPKLTVMAQGAGRLAYEVVVNGTAQGRESKLHVFVDAQTGEVVEKWDEVQDGQGSGYYNGPVTIGTTQSGSTYSMTDPARPGVRCGGQGGTAYTGPDDSWGNATGTNLETACVDALYAVGKQWDMLSAWLGRNGINGTGGGFPIRVGLNDANAFWNGSYTNFGRSSDSQRQATPMDVVAHEFGHAIFQTTPGGSGGSTEKGGLNESTGDIFGALTEFYANQPAQYDPPDLSVGEEVNLSGNGPIRYMHRPSQVSGHPDCYSSSVPSLEVHRGAGVQNHWFYLLSQGTNPTNGQPVSPTCNGSTVTGIGIQKAGQIFMGALQRKTTTWTHQLVRRASLEAAIQLFPGSCAEFNATKAAWTAVSVPAASGEPASCASGNDFSLTLNPTSANVQPGQQATATVGTQTTSGSAQSVSFSASGLPSGATASFSPASVTSGGSSTLTISVPAGTASGSYSVIVTADGSSVDRTATFTLTVGAASNVVFNDTFETGLGWTTNASGTDTATSGVWERGDPAATASGTALQLGTTVSGTNGLVTGRLAGTAAGDYDVDGGLTSIRSPEIALPTGTLTLNLSWYLAHLNNASSADYFRVRVLSGATSTQVFQQLGAASNRAGAWQTATVNLSSYAGQTIRLLIETADASTASLVEAGVDNVTITRS; encoded by the coding sequence GTGAAACGCTCTGTTGCGTTTGCGCTAGTGGCCGCGGCGACCAGCGTGGTCGTGTCACTGTCCACCGCATCGGCTGGAGCAGCGGGGCTGACCGCCCTGGCTCCTCCCGACACCCCCGCCCAGGCCGCCGACCGTATGGTCGAAGCCCAGCCCGCCGTCCTCAAGGCATCGGCCAGGGACAAGTTCCTCCGCCACAGCGCCGTCGCGGGCAAGGGAGGGCTCAACTACGTCTCCTACACCCGCACCTATTCCGGCCTGCCGGTCTACGGCGGCGACTTCGTCGTCGTCACCAACCCCAGCGGCGGGGTGCTGAGCACGTCGATCGCCCAGAACGAGCCGTTGAACGTCAGCGTCCTCCCCAAGGTGCCGGTGGACAGGGCCGCGGAGATCGCCAAGGGCGAGGGCACCGAGGTCACCGAGGTCACCGCGCCGAAGCTGACGGTGATGGCCCAGGGCGCGGGACGGCTCGCCTACGAGGTCGTCGTGAACGGCACGGCTCAGGGTCGCGAGAGCAAGCTCCACGTCTTCGTCGACGCCCAGACCGGTGAGGTCGTCGAGAAGTGGGACGAGGTCCAGGACGGCCAGGGCTCCGGCTACTACAACGGTCCGGTCACCATCGGCACCACGCAGTCCGGCTCGACCTACTCCATGACCGACCCCGCCCGCCCGGGCGTCCGCTGCGGCGGTCAGGGCGGCACCGCCTACACCGGGCCCGACGACAGCTGGGGCAACGCCACGGGCACCAACCTGGAGACCGCCTGCGTGGACGCGCTCTACGCGGTGGGCAAGCAGTGGGACATGCTGAGCGCGTGGCTCGGCCGTAACGGCATCAACGGCACCGGCGGCGGCTTCCCCATCAGGGTCGGGCTCAACGACGCCAACGCCTTCTGGAACGGCAGCTACACCAACTTCGGCCGCTCGTCCGACAGCCAGCGACAGGCGACCCCGATGGATGTGGTGGCCCACGAGTTCGGCCACGCCATCTTCCAGACCACTCCCGGCGGTTCGGGCGGCAGCACCGAGAAGGGCGGGCTCAACGAGTCGACCGGTGACATCTTCGGCGCGCTGACCGAGTTCTACGCCAACCAGCCGGCCCAGTACGACCCGCCGGACCTGAGCGTGGGCGAGGAGGTCAACCTGTCCGGCAACGGGCCGATCCGCTACATGCACAGGCCGTCACAGGTCTCCGGTCACCCCGACTGCTACTCCTCCTCGGTGCCGAGCCTTGAGGTGCACCGCGGAGCGGGCGTGCAGAACCACTGGTTCTACCTGCTCTCCCAGGGCACGAACCCGACCAACGGGCAGCCGGTCAGCCCCACCTGCAACGGCTCCACCGTCACCGGGATCGGCATCCAGAAGGCCGGCCAGATCTTCATGGGCGCGCTGCAGCGCAAGACCACGACCTGGACCCACCAGCTCGTCCGCAGGGCCTCGCTGGAAGCCGCGATCCAGCTGTTCCCCGGCTCCTGTGCCGAGTTCAACGCGACCAAGGCGGCCTGGACCGCGGTGAGCGTTCCCGCCGCGTCGGGCGAGCCCGCCTCGTGCGCGTCGGGCAACGACTTCTCCCTGACGCTCAACCCGACCTCGGCGAACGTGCAGCCCGGCCAGCAGGCCACCGCGACGGTCGGCACGCAGACCACCTCGGGAAGCGCCCAGAGCGTGTCGTTCTCGGCGTCCGGCCTGCCCTCGGGCGCGACCGCCTCCTTCAGCCCGGCCTCGGTGACCTCGGGCGGCTCCTCCACCCTGACGATCTCGGTCCCCGCGGGCACGGCCTCCGGCTCCTACAGCGTGATCGTCACCGCTGACGGGTCCAGCGTCGACAGGACGGCCACGTTCACACTCACCGTCGGTGCGGCGAGCAACGTCGTCTTCAACGACACGTTCGAGACCGGCCTCGGCTGGACCACGAACGCGAGCGGCACCGACACCGCCACCTCCGGCGTGTGGGAGCGCGGCGACCCCGCGGCGACCGCCTCGGGGACGGCCCTCCAGCTCGGCACCACCGTCAGCGGGACCAACGGGCTGGTGACCGGCCGCCTGGCCGGCACCGCCGCGGGTGACTACGACGTCGACGGCGGACTGACCAGCATCAGATCGCCCGAGATCGCCCTGCCCACCGGGACGCTGACACTCAATCTGTCCTGGTATCTCGCCCACCTCAACAACGCCTCCAGCGCCGACTACTTCCGGGTGCGCGTGCTGTCCGGCGCCACCAGCACCCAGGTCTTCCAGCAGCTGGGCGCGGCCTCCAACCGCGCCGGAGCCTGGCAGACCGCGACGGTCAACCTGTCGAGCTACGCCGGTCAGACCATCCGGCTCCTGATCGAGACCGCCGACGCCTCGACGGCCAGCCTCGTCGAGGCCGGAGTCGACAACGTGACGATCACCAGGTCCTGA
- a CDS encoding peptidase, which translates to MFRRLTALALLMTAALAPATGISQASARPAPDGIGIRPVDVPIVTRADPRARRYIVDHLKPGMVINRHLEVSNPTDEPLRVAIYPAAASISDGRFAFADGRASNELSTWTSTTPHRLSLAPHTSSRATVTVTVPDDASAGERYAMVWAEVGTITPPGGIREVNRAGVRIYLSIGPGDAPPTDFTIDTLTTQRTAEGRPILLAQVRNTGGRALDLTGDLRLSDGPRGMGAGSFDVQPGTTLPPGGTGTATVALGDQVPDGPWQARIRLRSGLVERLAKATIRFPPSAGVAAASTEADLLPVAIAAGLVLSVTGLAVVFLGRGRRRAAHTRP; encoded by the coding sequence GTGTTTCGCCGTCTCACCGCTCTGGCCCTGTTGATGACCGCCGCGCTCGCCCCGGCCACCGGCATCTCGCAGGCATCCGCCCGGCCCGCACCGGACGGCATCGGGATCCGGCCGGTCGACGTACCTATCGTGACCAGGGCCGATCCACGGGCCCGGCGCTACATCGTCGACCACCTCAAACCAGGCATGGTCATCAACCGGCACCTCGAGGTGTCCAACCCGACCGACGAGCCTCTGCGGGTGGCGATCTATCCGGCCGCGGCGTCGATCAGCGACGGAAGGTTCGCGTTCGCCGACGGTCGCGCCTCCAACGAGCTGTCCACCTGGACATCCACGACTCCCCACAGGCTGTCCCTGGCACCGCACACCAGCTCCAGGGCCACCGTGACCGTCACCGTTCCGGACGACGCCTCCGCCGGAGAGCGCTACGCCATGGTGTGGGCCGAGGTGGGCACGATCACGCCGCCCGGCGGCATCCGCGAGGTGAACCGTGCCGGCGTCCGGATCTATCTCTCGATCGGCCCTGGTGACGCGCCGCCGACGGACTTCACCATCGACACGCTGACCACCCAGCGGACGGCCGAGGGCAGGCCGATACTCCTCGCCCAGGTGCGCAACACGGGGGGCCGCGCCCTCGATCTGACCGGTGACCTGCGGCTCTCGGACGGTCCACGGGGCATGGGTGCGGGATCGTTCGACGTCCAGCCCGGCACGACCCTCCCGCCCGGCGGCACCGGCACCGCCACCGTGGCCCTCGGGGACCAGGTGCCCGATGGGCCGTGGCAGGCACGGATCCGCCTGCGGAGCGGACTGGTGGAACGCCTCGCCAAGGCGACCATCCGCTTCCCGCCTTCCGCCGGCGTGGCGGCGGCGTCGACGGAGGCGGATCTCCTCCCTGTGGCGATCGCGGCGGGTCTGGTTCTGAGCGTGACCGGGCTGGCCGTCGTCTTCCTCGGGCGCGGCCGCCGGCGCGCCGCTCACACGCGACCGTGA
- a CDS encoding rhamnulokinase yields MPAYVAVDLGAESGRVLTGEFDGERLSVREVHRFANRPVRILDDLHWDVLSLLAETRRGIALAASRSRVTSVGVDAWGNDFALLDRDRRLLANPRHHRDPYASGLVGLVSSQEHYEVTGVQPMPTNTACQLLAHASSPLLEVADHLAMLPDLFTLWLSGETLTERTIASTSQLLDARTGRWSSGLIARLGLPRHLFTGQVVEPGTVAGPLRGEGSGGPGGIAVVAVAGHDTASAVAALPVSSGSVGYISCGTWSLAGLEVDRPITTREARLAGFTNEGGVMGTVRFLRNLNGLWLLQECRRVWGSRTSYADLVADAAAAPPFGSLIDPDHPAFLQPGDMPARIAAFCLSTGQPPPANRAQTVRCVLESLACSHRWALEQAEFLSDRRVEAVHLVGGGASSDTLCRLTADFGGRPVLAGPVEAVGIGNLLMQVMADGRIGSLTELREVARRSFRPRLFVPDDGREPYEIAYSRFRQLTGIRRFWSKAAPARGTGEVIAGTLPRR; encoded by the coding sequence GTGCCTGCCTATGTGGCCGTGGATCTCGGAGCTGAAAGCGGCCGGGTGCTGACCGGCGAATTCGATGGTGAACGGCTCTCGGTCAGGGAAGTGCACCGTTTCGCCAACCGGCCGGTCCGCATTCTCGACGATCTGCACTGGGATGTTCTCAGCCTCCTCGCGGAGACGCGCAGAGGAATCGCGCTGGCCGCCTCCCGGAGCCGGGTCACGAGCGTGGGCGTGGACGCGTGGGGCAACGACTTCGCGCTCCTCGACCGCGACCGGCGGCTTCTGGCCAACCCCCGCCACCACCGTGACCCCTACGCCTCGGGCCTGGTGGGCCTCGTCTCCTCCCAGGAGCACTACGAGGTGACCGGCGTCCAGCCCATGCCGACCAACACCGCCTGCCAGCTACTGGCACACGCCTCCTCCCCGCTGCTGGAGGTGGCCGACCACCTGGCGATGCTGCCCGATCTGTTCACGCTCTGGCTGAGCGGCGAGACGCTCACCGAGCGGACGATCGCGAGCACGAGCCAGCTGCTGGACGCCAGGACCGGCCGGTGGTCGAGCGGCCTCATCGCCCGGCTCGGCCTCCCCCGTCACCTCTTCACCGGCCAGGTCGTCGAGCCGGGTACGGTCGCCGGCCCGCTGCGCGGCGAGGGCTCCGGGGGTCCCGGGGGAATCGCAGTCGTCGCCGTGGCCGGTCACGACACCGCCTCCGCGGTGGCGGCGCTTCCCGTCTCCTCCGGCTCGGTCGGCTACATCTCCTGCGGCACGTGGTCACTGGCCGGGCTGGAGGTCGATCGGCCGATCACGACCCGGGAGGCCAGGCTCGCCGGTTTCACCAACGAGGGCGGCGTCATGGGAACCGTGCGGTTCCTGCGCAACCTCAACGGCCTGTGGCTGCTCCAGGAGTGCCGCAGGGTGTGGGGCTCACGGACCTCGTACGCGGATCTGGTCGCCGACGCCGCCGCCGCGCCGCCCTTCGGGTCCCTGATCGACCCCGATCACCCGGCGTTCCTCCAGCCCGGTGACATGCCCGCCAGGATCGCGGCCTTCTGCCTTTCCACCGGCCAGCCCCCGCCCGCGAACCGCGCCCAGACGGTGCGCTGCGTCCTGGAGAGCCTGGCGTGCTCCCACCGGTGGGCCCTGGAGCAGGCGGAGTTCCTCAGCGACCGCCGGGTGGAGGCCGTACACCTCGTGGGAGGCGGGGCCTCCAGCGACACGCTCTGCCGGCTCACCGCCGACTTCGGCGGGCGCCCCGTGCTCGCGGGGCCGGTGGAGGCGGTCGGGATCGGCAACCTGCTGATGCAGGTCATGGCCGACGGCCGCATCGGCTCCCTCACCGAGCTGCGCGAGGTCGCCCGCCGCTCGTTCCGGCCCCGGCTGTTCGTCCCCGACGACGGCCGCGAGCCGTACGAGATCGCCTACTCCCGGTTCCGGCAGCTGACCGGCATCAGGAGGTTCTGGAGCAAGGCCGCGCCCGCGAGGGGCACGGGCGAGGTGATCGCGGGGACGCTCCCCCGCCGGTGA
- a CDS encoding phosphodiester glycosidase family protein, protein MPPHHRLRLAATAVLALTLTFGAAGPVQADPPPQQTLAEDAPPASSQPARSTLLVAPPTGRLETAKRTRPVAPGITLTSFDRYDSAGWLRADTISADLTGGASAGYLYSGEVSKDEPLSVPAGRARAVAAVNGDFFDINNSGAAQGIGVHEGDLVQSPIAGHDNAVAITADGVGRVLRMYFDGTASPEGGAPITLTQFNQLIQDDGVGLFTPLWGSYGRARAVEGSDAVTEVELRNGAVTEVRASAGSGPIPAGTTILLGRDAGAAALAALKTGDRVEVRYQPKSSDGRTVEVAVGGSQVLVKDGVVQTSADNTAHPRTAVGFSADGRRMYLLTVDGRQADSRGVTLTELGAMMAELGAHDALNLDGGGSSTMLAREPGSAEAQIENSPSDGGERHVPNGLALYAPAGSGRLKGFWVETASDPARAPGAGPVSGGRPDRVFPGFTRELTAAGHDETYGPAAGTPSWRVSKAVHGLVDRGTFRALLPGQTTVTASRDGKKGEIDLTVLQPLARVGATADLVGLAGANATGTFGVVGYDRNGNSAPIEPADVRLDYDRELLDVVASEHGFFTVKAKKEVGSGLVTLRAGGFSTAVPVTIGYESVPVADFEDAGSWTFAAARATGSLSATPGQSGGGLKLAYDFTQSTATRAAYASPPQQVVVPGQPQAFGMWIHSTGKGEWPSLEFYDAQGQSQILRGPYLTWTGWRFVEFTVPPGTNHPLRLRRFYVAETKADQKYTNEIVVDGLVARVPPSLTAPVAPRTADPVVRTGAEVAAMPWRFAVMSDAQFVARNPDSDLVAAARRTLREIKAARPDFLLINGDLVDEASPEDFALARRILDEELHGELPVHYLPGNHEVMGGKIDNFRSVFGDTYGSFDHRGTRFVTLDTSRLNLGGGGFEQVAMLRERLDAAAKDPSIGSVAVLFHVPPRDPTPGKASQLGDRKEAALVEGWLADFQRTTGKGAAYIGAHVGTFHASRIDAVPYFVNGNAGKNPATAADDGGFTGWSLWGVDPVSEQEAAHVRRNWFADAPAWIGTQVRPHVDELTLTAPASVEIGRPGHVAASLSQGTRTVPVAYPASADWSGSPNLHIGTRAGAKSRHVAVLDPATGTLTALRAGQVVVAVTVNGVTRRSTVTLSARAAA, encoded by the coding sequence GTGCCCCCACACCACCGTCTCCGCCTCGCGGCCACCGCCGTGCTCGCCCTCACACTCACGTTCGGCGCGGCCGGGCCCGTACAGGCCGACCCGCCGCCCCAGCAGACCCTCGCGGAGGACGCGCCGCCGGCGTCGTCCCAGCCCGCCCGCTCCACGCTGCTCGTCGCCCCGCCCACCGGGCGGCTGGAGACGGCGAAGAGGACCCGGCCGGTCGCGCCGGGCATCACCCTCACCTCCTTCGACCGCTACGACAGCGCCGGCTGGTTGCGTGCCGACACGATCTCCGCCGATCTCACGGGCGGCGCGAGCGCCGGCTACCTGTACTCCGGCGAGGTCTCGAAGGACGAGCCGCTGTCCGTGCCGGCGGGAAGGGCCCGCGCCGTCGCCGCCGTCAACGGGGACTTCTTCGACATCAACAACTCCGGCGCGGCTCAGGGCATCGGCGTCCACGAGGGCGACCTCGTGCAGAGCCCGATCGCCGGCCACGACAACGCCGTCGCGATCACGGCCGACGGGGTCGGACGGGTGCTGCGGATGTACTTCGACGGCACCGCGTCCCCCGAGGGCGGCGCCCCGATCACGCTGACCCAGTTCAACCAGCTCATTCAGGACGACGGCGTCGGGCTGTTCACCCCGCTCTGGGGCTCCTACGGCAGGGCCCGCGCGGTCGAGGGCTCGGACGCGGTCACCGAGGTCGAGCTCAGGAACGGTGCCGTCACCGAGGTGCGAGCCTCCGCCGGGAGCGGCCCGATCCCCGCGGGCACGACGATCCTGCTCGGCCGGGACGCCGGGGCGGCCGCGCTCGCCGCGCTGAAGACGGGCGACCGCGTCGAGGTGAGATACCAGCCGAAGTCCTCCGACGGCAGGACGGTCGAGGTGGCCGTCGGCGGCAGCCAGGTCCTCGTCAAGGACGGCGTCGTGCAGACCTCGGCCGACAACACGGCCCACCCGCGCACCGCCGTCGGGTTCTCCGCCGACGGCCGCAGGATGTACCTGCTGACCGTCGACGGCCGGCAGGCCGACAGCAGGGGCGTCACGCTCACCGAACTCGGCGCGATGATGGCCGAGCTGGGCGCCCACGACGCGCTGAACCTCGACGGCGGCGGCTCCTCGACGATGCTCGCCCGCGAGCCCGGCTCCGCCGAGGCCCAGATCGAGAACAGTCCCTCCGACGGAGGCGAGCGGCACGTCCCCAACGGCCTCGCGCTCTACGCACCCGCCGGAAGCGGCAGGCTCAAGGGCTTCTGGGTGGAGACGGCGAGCGACCCGGCCAGGGCTCCGGGCGCCGGGCCGGTCAGCGGCGGTCGTCCCGACCGGGTGTTCCCCGGGTTCACCCGCGAACTCACCGCCGCCGGTCACGACGAGACGTACGGCCCCGCGGCGGGCACTCCCTCGTGGCGGGTGAGCAAGGCGGTGCACGGCCTCGTCGATCGCGGCACCTTCCGCGCGCTCCTGCCCGGGCAGACGACCGTCACCGCGTCGCGCGACGGCAAAAAGGGAGAGATCGATCTCACGGTTCTGCAACCCCTCGCGCGCGTGGGCGCCACGGCCGACCTGGTGGGCCTCGCGGGTGCGAACGCCACGGGGACGTTCGGCGTGGTCGGCTACGACCGCAACGGCAACTCCGCCCCCATCGAACCGGCCGACGTGCGGCTCGACTACGACAGGGAACTGCTCGACGTCGTCGCCTCCGAACACGGCTTCTTCACCGTGAAGGCGAAGAAGGAGGTCGGTTCGGGCCTGGTGACGTTGAGGGCCGGCGGCTTCAGCACCGCGGTGCCGGTGACCATCGGATACGAGAGCGTCCCGGTCGCCGACTTCGAGGACGCGGGATCGTGGACGTTCGCCGCGGCGCGCGCGACGGGCTCGCTGTCGGCGACGCCGGGCCAGAGCGGCGGCGGGCTGAAGCTCGCCTACGACTTCACGCAGTCGACGGCGACCCGTGCGGCCTACGCCTCCCCGCCCCAGCAGGTCGTCGTGCCCGGCCAGCCGCAGGCGTTCGGCATGTGGATCCACTCGACGGGCAAGGGGGAGTGGCCGAGCCTGGAGTTCTACGACGCGCAGGGGCAGTCGCAGATCCTGCGAGGTCCCTACCTCACCTGGACCGGCTGGAGATTCGTCGAGTTCACCGTGCCGCCGGGGACGAATCACCCGCTCAGGCTCCGGCGCTTCTACGTCGCGGAGACCAAGGCCGACCAGAAGTACACCAACGAGATCGTCGTCGACGGGCTCGTCGCGAGGGTGCCGCCGTCCCTGACCGCGCCGGTGGCTCCGAGGACGGCCGACCCGGTGGTCCGCACCGGGGCGGAGGTCGCGGCGATGCCATGGCGGTTCGCGGTCATGTCCGACGCCCAGTTCGTGGCCCGGAACCCCGACAGCGACCTCGTCGCGGCCGCCCGCCGCACCCTGCGGGAGATCAAGGCGGCCAGGCCCGACTTCCTGCTCATCAACGGAGACCTCGTCGACGAGGCGTCACCTGAGGACTTCGCGCTCGCCAGGCGGATCCTCGACGAGGAACTCCACGGCGAGCTACCCGTCCACTACCTGCCGGGAAACCACGAGGTCATGGGCGGGAAGATCGACAATTTCCGGTCGGTCTTCGGCGACACGTACGGCAGCTTCGACCACAGGGGAACCCGTTTCGTGACCCTCGACACCTCGCGGCTGAACCTGGGGGGTGGAGGGTTCGAGCAGGTGGCCATGTTGCGCGAGCGCCTTGACGCGGCGGCGAAGGACCCGTCGATCGGCTCGGTCGCGGTGCTGTTCCACGTGCCGCCGCGCGATCCGACGCCCGGCAAGGCAAGCCAGCTCGGCGACCGCAAGGAGGCCGCGCTGGTCGAGGGCTGGCTCGCCGACTTCCAGCGCACCACCGGCAAGGGAGCCGCCTACATCGGCGCCCACGTCGGGACCTTCCACGCCTCGCGGATCGACGCCGTGCCGTACTTCGTCAACGGCAACGCGGGCAAGAACCCGGCCACGGCCGCCGACGACGGAGGATTCACCGGCTGGTCGCTGTGGGGGGTCGATCCGGTGAGCGAGCAGGAGGCGGCGCACGTGCGCCGCAACTGGTTCGCCGACGCCCCGGCCTGGATCGGCACGCAGGTCCGCCCGCACGTCGACGAGCTGACGCTCACCGCGCCCGCGTCGGTGGAGATCGGCAGGCCCGGCCACGTCGCGGCGAGCCTGTCACAGGGAACCCGTACGGTGCCCGTCGCCTATCCCGCGTCGGCGGACTGGTCGGGCTCGCCGAACCTCCACATCGGCACCCGCGCCGGGGCGAAGTCGCGCCATGTCGCGGTGCTCGATCCCGCCACGGGAACGCTCACGGCGCTGCGCGCGGGACAGGTCGTCGTCGCGGTCACCGTGAACGGCGTCACCCGGCGGTCGACGGTCACGCTGTCGGCGCGGGCGGCGGCCTGA
- a CDS encoding ABC transporter permease has translation MSTATEAVAGRSARNLVDLVFRARELSLVAALVVLVGVTAAANPNFLSGQGVKDILLNTSILALLAVGQSAVVMTRNIDLSVGSVVGLVAFSAGDFLSADHSRGIVSVVILGVAIGAACGLINGLLVSFCRVPALVVTLGTLYVIQGIDYYLAHGRQINAVDLPAGLLDLGNGSVLGVPYLPLITVLIMLAMGFYLRSYPSGREFYAIGSSPEAALLAGIPVRRRVLAAYLLSGSLAGLGGVLWLARFGTVVADSANGWELLVVSAVVVGGVAITGGVGSVYGATLGALLLTTIGSALVVLRVNPFWQQAVTGALLLLAISVDRVLALRVARLLRRRNVRGV, from the coding sequence ATGAGTACGGCGACGGAGGCGGTGGCGGGACGCAGCGCCCGCAACCTGGTCGACCTGGTCTTCCGGGCGCGGGAGCTGAGCCTGGTCGCGGCCCTGGTGGTTTTGGTCGGCGTGACCGCGGCGGCCAACCCCAACTTCCTGTCCGGTCAGGGCGTCAAGGACATCCTGCTCAACACCTCGATCCTGGCGCTGCTGGCCGTGGGCCAGTCGGCGGTGGTCATGACGCGGAACATCGACCTGTCCGTCGGCTCGGTGGTCGGCCTGGTCGCCTTCTCCGCCGGAGACTTCCTGTCCGCCGATCACAGCAGGGGCATCGTCTCCGTGGTGATCCTGGGAGTCGCGATCGGCGCCGCCTGCGGGCTGATCAACGGCCTGCTGGTCAGCTTCTGCCGGGTGCCCGCGCTCGTGGTGACCCTCGGCACGCTCTACGTCATCCAGGGCATCGACTACTACCTCGCCCACGGACGGCAGATCAACGCGGTCGACCTGCCGGCGGGCCTGCTCGACCTGGGCAACGGCAGCGTGCTCGGCGTGCCGTACCTGCCGCTGATCACCGTTCTCATCATGCTGGCCATGGGCTTCTACCTGCGCTCCTACCCGTCGGGCCGGGAGTTCTACGCCATCGGCTCCAGCCCCGAGGCCGCGCTCCTGGCGGGGATCCCGGTACGGCGGCGCGTCCTGGCCGCCTACCTGCTGAGCGGGTCGCTCGCCGGCCTCGGCGGCGTGCTCTGGCTGGCGAGGTTCGGCACGGTCGTCGCCGACTCGGCGAACGGCTGGGAGCTCCTGGTCGTGAGCGCCGTCGTCGTCGGCGGGGTGGCCATCACCGGCGGGGTGGGAAGCGTCTACGGCGCGACGCTCGGTGCCCTGCTCCTCACGACGATCGGCAGCGCCCTGGTGGTGCTGCGCGTCAATCCGTTCTGGCAGCAGGCCGTCACCGGCGCGCTACTGCTCCTGGCGATCAGCGTCGACCGGGTGCTCGCGCTGCGCGTCGCCCGGCTGCTGCGAAGGAGGAACGTCCGCGGTGTCTGA